The genome window ATCATTCCAGATAGGCATATCCAATACTACAAACGCACGCCTGTCTTTAACAATGAATGATCTTGATTCTTCAGCTCTCGGACTTGGAGCAAGCTCTGGCCAAATAACCACAATAAGCACAGTTGGAATGGCTCAGTCTGCTTTAGATCAGATAGACAGTGCGATAGATATAATCACAAGCAACCGTGGTACGTTGGGTGCGCTGCAGAACAGGCTTGAATCAACAATTAGCAGTTTGATGGTAAGTTCTGAAAATGCAGGAGCAGCTCAGTCCCGTATCAGAGATGTTGACTTTGCTAGTGAAACTGCAATCTATGTAAAGAACCAGATCCTGGTAAAAGCT of Candidatus Schekmanbacteria bacterium contains these proteins:
- a CDS encoding flagellin FliC, whose translation is SFQIGISNTTNARLSLTMNDLDSSALGLGASSGQITTISTVGMAQSALDQIDSAIDIITSNRGTLGALQNRLESTISSLMVSSENAGAAQSRIRDVDFASETAIYVKNQILVKAGTSILAQANSAPQAALSLLG